The DNA window CCTTTAAATTGTGTCTAGAAGGGGCAGTGATATACAAAGTGTATTTGTGCCAGTTTTAATTAACAGTTTGGTTGATACACTTCCCAGTTTACTGAGGGGAGGAAGGCTACTGGGCTCAAAAGTTTTCTGCAGCTGCAACTCCACCCCAGTCTTATTCTTGGTTAAGTCAGTGACTTGAGACATTTACTTTTTCTTAGTTGAGATTATAAGGTGCAGCAGTCCCTTGTATGCTGGTCACAGATAAGAATTTTTGAATGTGTTTTTAAGAGACTGTTCTACTTTTGATTTTCAGTTCCCCTTGCTTTCAAAATCATTAAGGGGCTGGAAATTCAGTTAATGTAAATGGAAAATAACCTCAGTCTGTATTGCACCAGTTTAGTTCACAGCACTTTAGCTTGTATCTTTATGCAAACACCTCAACCCTTAAACTTAGGGCATCTTCCTTACTCTCTCTCTTGCCTACCCTGCAATTGCCCCTTCTGTAAACGTGGCTCTTGTACATAGACTCATAGCATCTGGCAGTTTTGACCTATTGTGAACTGACTTTGAGAGCAAACACGCTCCCAGCTGAAACAGATGTCGGAAAGGTTAATGATGTTGTACCTACTCATTGTTGtatttttcagaaaggaaagcaacaaaaagaaaTTGCCTTGAGGGTTTTGTTGaataaaacttgattttttttattttttagagagCCCTCAGTGCTTTGTTATAAATTCCACCTGCTTGCATCTTTACTAGTAGGCTTCAAGGTTTTTTTAGGATAAAAGAGCCCTGTTTCTGACAGCATCCACTTTACAGGGGGTTCTGGAATGCTGGTTAAATATTGCAACTGCTTTGAAGCTTAGACTGAAACAGATGCTGGTTCTTTGTAAATatttaagtgaaaagaaaacttGAATTCAGTTTCCTATTTATAGAATTTTCTAGCTTGAGTACCCAACACGACTGTTTTTGAATGTGAGATTAATAAAACAGTATTACTCCAGTTGACAGTTAAGTGACAGCCACTTAATTCTTACTGTAACATGTAATAATTATTTGAACTTGAAGGTGGTTCTATATATTTTCTAGTTTGTCTGTGGTAGCTAAAGCATGATAGCTTAATCTTTTTAGAAGTAATTAAGATTGTAAGGTTACTTTATGCAATACGTCCGTTTCAATGTTCAAAGCAAATTGAAAAGGCTTTGTTGACTCAGCTAAGTGTTCCATGTAGCACAAGACTATATGCTTGACTTTTAAATATAGGAAGCTATAAAGTACAGTATCAGTTTTAATTAAATCCATGCAGTTTTCAACATCTCAGGCTGTTTACACTTTTTTGTATATACAAAGTGATTTGAAGAGTACCAGACTTGCAGCCTACTTAGCTACTAAATACAGTagctattttacattttattaatcCAATAAATCTCATTAAATTCTCTTCACTTTGTAGTATGTTCATGATAAAAATCCTGAATTTTACTCTCAGCAAGTTGTGTAAGAGGGATGCATTTTTGATTAGACCAGTCAACACTTGTATGACTACAGGTGTTCTTGGACTTAGCAGCATAGTAGTTTGcagggagacaagctttcaatccTTGGAGGCACTCACAGCTCCAGCAGGTAAGGCAGCAAGTGATGTTTTTGCTCACACTGAAagtctcttcttctttgagattTGGCAGCAGGAGCAGGTTGTGTTTCAAACTACTTTCCAGGGTACTTGTAAGGCTTTGCCTTCAGAAGAAACACAACTTGCTGTAGAGGCAAGTGTCTAGAAAGAAATGTAAATCCAATCTTCTTCGTCCTAGTTACTATGAAGCCACTATAGATGGAAAGAAACTTGAAAAGTCCCTTTTGTACTGATAGCATTAAAGAAGCTATTCTGCAAATTTTGGTGCAGTTCTCAGAGATAAGCAGCAGAAATGAATTTAAACTACAATTCacttctgctgctgcagcagctccaacTATAGCTGACAGCtatcaccttaaaaaaaatctgaatgcaaAGCAGTCTGCTTCTTTGACAAAAATGGAAGTGCATTTAGTAATGGCAATTGAGTCTGACCAGTCCAGAATAGACAACCAAACCATTTGGTGTAATGGCTGTCTGACCAGAACCAAAGTGAAGTGATTTAGCTGTGTCGAGAAAAAGCTATTCCAGCTCTTTTTAGGCAGTTAGTACACCTGGTCTGGGATAACTTCTAGAGAGTTTAAAAGTAATGCAGGGCATTTGGATCTATATATAGTTGCCTTGTAACACTTTATATGATCAAGAATGTTATGCACCGATCCCAATACCaagcttttaaattttttttttaatcaaagttaaCCTGGGTTATTCACGCCTCACAATGTAGTCGAAAATATCGAAGGCAGAGTCAACAGCTACCTCTGGTCTTTGGCTAAGAAAACTTGTGCCCAGTACTGAATATTGGTCTAGCTACATACCAATAGCTGGGAGAACGGTTTAGCTTTCAACCTGTTAGCAAGATTCAATGCTAAGAGCAAAGACATCTTCTACCTGGATGTGAACAAGTAGTTAGACTTAAGAGCTTTTCCATGTAAGTCATTTTTAAAACCTGTGTAActttttttgtagaaaaataaCTTGAGCTCAACACGTGATGCATACTATTTTGCACCTCCTAATGTCCAATAATGCTAGCAAACAATCCTATAAAAGCACTTTACCTTGAAGATCATTATTCTTTCACTCTGGAATGATGCACAGGATATGTGAAGCTAGCAAGTTGGAAATCCTATGAAAGATTGAGTACTATACATTTCTGTGTAAGAATCACTTTCAGATGATTTTCTCCACCCTGCAAATTTTAGCCTTCTCAAAATGTAACtagtttaaatataaaaaccCCACCAACTTCACTGGGAATCATTACAAACTAAACAGATGGAGTGACCTaggtatttagatgcttaaagCCTTTGTATACAATCATTTGTATACTTATGCTTTAAATAAATATCTCATGACTTCAAAGTCTCATTGAATTCACTTctatacaataaataaaaatattgcatttctATCGGCCTGTTTTTGGGAGTTGATTTGGAATGTTATAAGTCCACCTTTAAACAGTTAAGGCTTCAAGCTCTTTAGATTTCAGCATTTTCTTTGCCGCAATAATTGTATTCTTCATCAGCATAGCAACTGTCATGGGCCCAACTCCCCCAGGGACTGGAGTGATGTAACTGGCTTTCTTCTTTACTCCTGGAAAAGAGAGTTAGAATTAAGAATGGTGTACCACACAGGCTTTCAAAACTTTTGTCCTATCGAGAAGCTGCACTAACAGGTCATAAAAGGCTACACTGAAATTAACAATGCAAACATCTTAACTAATGTGTAATTACTGAACTCATGTCAGCAGAATAATTCAAAACCAGCAACGATCAAAGTCCCATGCAGAGTTTTGTGTAAATTAAGAGGAGTTTAAACAGTCTGAACATGTGCTGTCTCTTGCCTTTTCTGGGACAGGCTCACTGGCACCATTAATACCCAAACCTAACATTACCTACAACTCTTCAAAAGACCGTTTGATTGCATGATCAAAGCATGGTGTCTAAACTTAAAGGCACAGCAAGTCATCAGAAGGTGGCAATCCTGCATACTATCAGGTTAAGAGAGAGGTTTCTCTGTGCAGCTGTGAAAATGGATTTAGATCAAGTAACTGAACACTGCAGATGTCTGACATGTCAATTGCCCCATGGTTTAACCATGGCACAAGAAGCCCTGTTCCTAAAGTATTTCTCAAGTATGGTGCAAAATCAGATTCATGATCTGCCCTACAATGTAGGAAAGAGACCTTCTCAATGTCAGTCTAAAGCAGTTCAGTCATATAAGTGGGGTGTCTCTGCCCTTCTAAATACTCAAGGCATTGAATGCTTTTAAAGTAGTAGATACAAAAAACAGCCTCTGTACCTTCAAAATCCACATCTCCAACTAGTTTCGACTTGGCAGTAACAGGATCCTGCACTCTGTTTATCCCAACATCGATAACAGCTGCTCCTTCTTTAATCATATCAGCCGTGATCAGATTAGGAATACCTGAAATTTAAAAACCACCAACCACTTACACCATGGCGAGTTGCTACTGAATAAAATGCACAGCTGTAAAACTAGTCAATAAGCCCACAGAAAAGCAGATTCTCAAAACTAAAATGTAAGTATGTCCATCCAAGCCATCATGCATTACCATCAAAAGAATTTTACAAACTAGTTATTCTACTCCATTTTATGGATTAATGATGAACAGCTTGATTTGTTTTAAAGTCCATTATGTCAAGTTTACAGATTTATGGGTAagtaattttcaaaagaaaaaatttaaatacTAGGAAAGTTAAATTTACCTCAAAAAGAGCTGTCAAGTAGCTTAGAAccaaaattttttatttttaaaaaattaagcactTCCACGAACTAAATTTCTTTGTTTGCCTTGCGTTAGTACAGGAGTGTGCCAAAGTCATCAAGTGAATGTAAAGCAAGAACACTATATCAAGGGGAAAAAGTGAAATTGGGAAAATTCTCTGTTTTAGTACAGAAGGCAGTCCTGCAAGAACATGTAGAGTCCATAGCTATCAGTGCCAGAGATGTGGGTAAATAGCAGCTGATGGGGTAGGGCCATGCTTATCAGGTACTACCAGACATTTAAGATGGCCAGTTACAAATTTATGTCACGCAAAAGTCACAAGTATCCCTAAGTTAATTCTTTCTTTAGTGACTGCGATTTGGGTTCAGTAACATTAAATGACCTTACACTGCATTTGTTTTTCCAGATGTCACATTACAGAGCTCCATTAAAAATGCATGTCTTAAAATGAACTATTTCACTCCTTGTGTGCTTCCACCTTCAGCACAATCACCTTTTTCAGTCCCTTCACTATCGTTGTCTTTCTTTACACGATATTCATTCTGTTGTGTGAATTTTTGCTCACTCAACCCTTTCGTCCTCATGCCAAAGTTTTGCTGATGGCCCCATACTTAGAGTGGCCTTCCACCACCTGCATGGTTCTATGGCTAAGCAGAGACCCACTGACGCTCCTCTGCACATGTACTGTTCGTGACTGCACTAGAAAAAGGAGACGAGATGAGCAAGGATACAGGTCCCACAATCTGAGCTACTCCTGGATCTAACCAGATGGCATAAGCTACTGCATGATATCACAGAACACTAGCATTACAGCTCAACCTGACTCTCCAGCATCAACCACTCACTTGCTATCATAAAATAGGTTCCCTCAAGGGTTTTCCCAATACAATTTCACAATTTGATTATGTCGCCCTTTCACTCAGATATTGGGAAGTCATTTATCAGTGAATGATTGTCCacgttcatttaaaaattaacgACCTGGCTTGGCTGTAACAGCTCTGTTACATAGGAGATCAGAAGGGAGTCCCTCGCTCAAACAACTCCctctggctgctccttgcagcagAATGGAGTGGCTCTGCAAGTGCCATCCAGCCTCACAGAGCACAAACTGCACCTGGGACATGGAGGACACCGCACCAAGACCTGATGCTATCCTCAGTACACCGATTCCTGTATAAAGCAGCATCATTACGGCAAGTTTCTCTCTTGTGGGGATCTTGCCTTTAGTGCAAAGAGTTTAATGGTCTTACCTGCAGCTGCTACCACAATATCAGCCAGAATCGTGTGTTGCTTGAGCTGTTCTTTAGGAGTGTAGCGATGTGATATTGTTACAGTTGCATCACCTGCAAGATTAGTCCTCATGAGCATTTTCTCATGGTTTTGAGATGAAAAATTCTAGGCTTTTCACTCTGAAGGATCCCCCACTGATTTACAATCTGCAAAGATCATGAGTTCAGTGTGTGGATCACAACCATTGCTTTTCCCATATTGTTAAGTGGGCTGTGGATGAGGTCCTCTTACTGAACCAGTGACAGAAAGGGGGGAAATCCCTTCACTTCAATAAACTTGTGCCCCATGTATTTACTCAAGGACAATGCAGTTAATGTGTTTACCCTTACAAAGGCCATGAAATCTTTAGCCACAAATTAGCATGGCCTGCAGTACATACCACCACCCTTACCGCAAGGACGAGCAGTGATCAGGAAACTATTGATCAGTATTACATTCTACAGCACAGGTGCTTCTCCCCTCTTAGTGACCCATTGTGTCTAGCCTGCAAACTCTGACAAGACCACAGCACGATGTGGTGGAGCTGTTACCTCCAGGGCGCTCATGTCTGCCGTCGGTATGCAGCAACATGGCAATGGGCATTCCAACGTTCTTTGACCTACCAGCCACTACTACATTCTTCCCCAGGGTTGGGATTCCTATGGGATTGGAAAAGAAGTTAAAATTCACTCAACTTTAAACTGCAATGGAGATGAACAGCACTTAAAATGTTGCTCTTATGACCCCTACCAGTTCTCTTGATGATTTCCCATACACCCCAAGGTGTAGCTGGCAGCATTGAATATTGATCCAGACACATGCGCCCCACATTCACCACATGAAAACCATCAACATCTTTTTCTGGGATCACAGCATTGCAGATCTTTCGCTCATCAATATGCTCTGAAAAAAAGTAAGTGTCAACATTAGGGTCCAGCCAACTCCATTTAATCAGCTGAAGAAAATGTAATTAGCTGAGAATGATCACTTTAGCCTCTACTGACTTACACTGTACATTCTTCCACACAGCCCCAGGTAGTAGAAAACCATAAGCCTATTCTAAAGCATTATGGCAAACTTGAGGCTACCTCATGTAACCTAAATACCAGATATTCACCTGTGTAAATATTTCTATTGCAATCTCAACTGGCTATATCAGCCCTACAGCCATATGAATTTGATAGGCTTTCGATAGTTCCTTGAATACAAGCAAGGAATTAATCATAGGGACTTCAAGTTTACCCCTGTGCATTCAATATTTCTTACAATGAATGTGAAAATATCCCTTTAAATTTGGAGACAGTATTTTTAGACCACCTAGATTGCAGTTGTATATACAATGCAGTCCCAACGAACAGCCACTACTCCAGAAAGGTGAAAACATATCTAACCTACACCCATGTCAACTGTACGCACACAATCAACTGCTACTACAAAGGAAGTCAATAAACCAACTTTTCTTCATTGAAAAGCATAATGGCAGAATGCCATTTCCTTCTTATGCTTCACACACGAGCAATGGAAGTGGCAATGTCACAGCAGGTTCAGGGCAGAGCCATACTGTAACTTGATCTCTCACTACACACAAAACATTTGAAAGTTTTCTAGGTAAAAGTGCAAACACAGTGATCTTGTCTTCACTGGacggaagggggggggggggaagaggagagagagagagagttgacttgagagcactctgccatcgatttagcaggtcttcactagacccgctaaatcgacacccACTGCATGGATCTCTCAGTAGCAAAGACAAGCGTAGTAAGAACTCCTCAGAATCCCACCAACTCACCAGGTAAGGGAAGCTGCACTAATAGGCCATCCACATTGGTGTCATCATTTAGCTTGCTGATCAAATCAAGCAGCTCCTCTTCAGTGATGGAGGCTGGCTTCAGGATTGTTTCACTGCTGATTCCTAGAGTGTCATTTTAACCACCACGTTAATGGAGAGGATCAAATGTAGATTAAGTCCGGAAATGAAAATTCTTAATTCATACTGATTTTTTACACTACAGAAATAATCTCTATTGATAAGTTTAAAAGTCTCAATCTTCCATTAACAGATATTACATACCATGGACTTAAATATCTTACATTCAAATAGCAAGATGCAAACCACAATGCTCCTGCTTGGTCTATCACTCAGATGAAGATGGAGTACTGCATTCAGGACTGTACCTCCATGTCAGATGAAAGCAGACAGACAGCATTGGAAGATGTGTGGGGTTCACTAGGGCCACTACTAAGCTAACTAGATAAATCTACATGGGCAGCAAGCTGAAAATTGCTTATCCTCATACAGCATATGAGAAGTCCAATTTAAATTAGAGTCTTAAATTAAATATACTTCTTGTTAAATGTCCTATTAGTTAGGGCACAAAGACAGGAGTGCAAGAACCTACCTACATCAGCAGCTGCTTTGGTTTTATTAAGTACATAGGAGTGACTTGCAGGATTTTCTCCAACTAGAACCACACTGAGATGGGGTCTCTTGTTACCAGCCGCTACCCATTGTTCAACCTCATGTCGGGCTTCCTGTCTGATCTGCTGAGCCAGTTTTCTTCCAGAAATTATGACTgcatcatttctgaaaaaaataagaaaatatgttATCTGAGCAgggacccttttttaaaaattcactccaTATTGAGTTTTCTACCCAAACTTCACCCCAACGTTTTAGTCAAGAAATTCAGCTAAGGTAGGCCATTACAGCAGTTGCTGTTGTACCAAGTTAGACCTATGCACAAATATTATATTCCATACTTAACATCTGTATAAAACCCATTTCAAGTGGCCAATACAAGAATCAATTCTGCTTAGCTAGATATCCTGTTTAATAGTAGCAAAGCTGGAAGATGATAGATTTTTCTGAGGAAAATCAAATGATGCATACTCAAGCCAATAAATTAAATTCCATTCCGCAATTTTGCTTTGAGAAGCAATGAAATTTGAAGACAATTCCTAGGctagtttgttttatatttgctgACCATTCATGTAATTTGAGAAAGTTCATGGATTGCTCTCTCTTGGAAAGCCACGCTCCTGTCATGCTTTTGTCCAGTGTACATTTTACATTCTAAATTAGCAATCAAGCAAATAAAATTCATATAGCTAAATAATCCTCTTCCCCTACCCAAATGCAAAGTACATAATTTCACTTTAGCAGAGTTTTTcctataaataaaattctttgaaacaaacaaacaaacaatgtgggACTTTCATTTGCTTCACTATAAATGGAATTTCACTACAGCTAAGTTCTACTGGATCATTTTTAACTCTTCAATTTAACACTTAGATCTTTTAAAGTGGATAATTTGCACAAGCAAAAATTGAAGTCCATATTAATTCCCTGTCAAAAACCACAGCACATTTAGAATAATGTACATAACTATGCAAGTTTATCTTATTTGCCCTTTACTCAGATTTCATATTCCTTTACTAACCAATTTCCACTGACGTTTATCACGGATAAACGTCAGTGGAAAGTGGTTAGTAAAGGAATATGAATAATATTCATAGTAAAGGAACCGAATAATATCCTAGATACATATTATCTTAGAGTTTGTTGCCAACAAATATTCTTCGACTTGTTTTTAATTATCTTAATATGCAAGTACAAAACTGTTGCAAAAACTAGTATCAGTGTCATGAGTACAGCTTTAAAAACAGGCTACTGACATTTGATCAATATATGAAATTTTGCTGAAGCAGAGAGAATAAAATACAAGTGTTTATCTTTGACATTTGAGTCATTAAAAAAGCCCCTACATACATTCCTGGTCTATATTGGTTTCAGGAATACATAACTATTGCCAATGCATTCCAGGAAACTGGATAACAACACAGTAGGGAAAGCTGACAGAAATAGTACTAGCCAAAGGGGTTACACAGCTGCCAATTTACACTAACTGAAAAGCTACACACCAGCTTCCTTTACATCTGAACTTCAGAAAAAGTATTAATATCACAGCTTGAATAAAAAGCACTCACTCTCTTACGAAGagcaaaatttacaaaaatatcaGTTTTGTTCCTGCTAGACTTTATTTTGGCCAACAGCAGGAACAAGAGGTGGTGATAATGAGTTTTTCACTTAGTGGCAACtgtaactagggccctaccagaTTCACCTCCATTatgatcaatttcacagccataggatttgaaaattggtaAAGTTCATGTTTTCAGGTGTTGTAACTGTGGAGGTCCTGACTGAAAAGGGGACTGTGGAGGGGAGGGTTGCAAACCTGTTGTAGAGgggtcatgggattgccaccctcattTCTGTGCTGCCGTCAGAGCTTAACAGAGTGGGGATGAGAGGGTGCGGAGCTATCTGCAGCCGGAAGAGACACCGAACAGCAGCACTGGGCTGCTGCCCAGTCCCAGAgcatcctgcagcagggggaggcaccCTAGTGGCCTAGtatccccctgcccacccccacccccccaaaccagctgtgcaggggatggaCAAGTCCTGTCACTCCCCCGGCCAGAGCTAGGAGGACTCTTTGCTGGGGCGCTCCTAGGAACAAAGGGACATCAGATTTCATGGAAAAGGGCttatttca is part of the Dermochelys coriacea isolate rDerCor1 chromosome 26, rDerCor1.pri.v4, whole genome shotgun sequence genome and encodes:
- the MTHFD2 gene encoding bifunctional methylenetetrahydrofolate dehydrogenase/cyclohydrolase, mitochondrial, producing MVVTALAPRLLLRALGWAGRAPRGCCCALSPRRLHLTALRNDAVIISGRKLAQQIRQEARHEVEQWVAAGNKRPHLSVVLVGENPASHSYVLNKTKAAADVGISSETILKPASITEEELLDLISKLNDDTNVDGLLVQLPLPEHIDERKICNAVIPEKDVDGFHVVNVGRMCLDQYSMLPATPWGVWEIIKRTGIPTLGKNVVVAGRSKNVGMPIAMLLHTDGRHERPGGDATVTISHRYTPKEQLKQHTILADIVVAAAGIPNLITADMIKEGAAVIDVGINRVQDPVTAKSKLVGDVDFEGVKKKASYITPVPGGVGPMTVAMLMKNTIIAAKKMLKSKELEALTV